A genomic segment from Pseudomonas sessilinigenes encodes:
- a CDS encoding crotonase/enoyl-CoA hydratase family protein produces the protein MSEYQAFRVELADNIAHVQINRPEKINAMNAAFWTEIVDIFRWIDDTDAVRVVVLSGAGKHFSSGIDLMLLAGVANELGKDVGRNARLLRRKILELQSSFNAVDNCRKPVLAAIQGYCLGGAIDLISACDMRYAAADAQFSIKEIDIGMAADVGTLQRLPRIIGDGMLRELAYTGRTFGAEEALDIGLVNRTFADASGLLDGVMEIAREIAAKSPIAVAGTKEMLSYMRDHRIDDGLEYVATWNAAMLQSNDLRVAIAAHMSKQKPEFLD, from the coding sequence ATGTCCGAATACCAAGCCTTTCGTGTCGAACTCGCCGATAACATCGCCCATGTGCAGATCAACCGGCCGGAAAAAATCAACGCCATGAACGCCGCGTTCTGGACCGAGATCGTCGATATCTTCCGCTGGATCGACGATACCGACGCGGTCCGGGTGGTGGTACTCAGTGGCGCCGGCAAGCATTTCTCCTCGGGCATCGACCTGATGCTGCTGGCCGGGGTGGCCAATGAGTTGGGCAAGGACGTGGGGCGCAACGCGCGCCTGCTGCGACGCAAGATCCTTGAACTGCAATCCTCGTTCAACGCCGTGGACAACTGCCGCAAGCCGGTGCTGGCGGCGATCCAGGGCTACTGCCTGGGTGGCGCCATCGACCTGATCAGCGCCTGCGACATGCGTTATGCCGCTGCCGACGCGCAATTCTCGATCAAGGAAATCGACATCGGCATGGCCGCCGATGTCGGCACACTGCAACGTTTGCCACGTATCATCGGTGACGGCATGCTGCGTGAGCTGGCCTACACCGGACGCACCTTCGGCGCCGAGGAAGCGCTCGACATCGGCCTGGTCAATCGCACCTTCGCCGATGCCTCGGGCCTGCTGGACGGGGTCATGGAGATTGCCCGGGAGATTGCCGCCAAGTCGCCGATCGCCGTGGCTGGCACCAAGGAAATGCTCAGCTACATGCGCGACCATCGTATCGACGATGGCCTGGAATACGTCGCCACCTGGAACGCTGCGATGCTCCAGTCCAACGACCTGCGCGTGGCCATCGCCGCCCACATGAGCAAACAGAAACCCGAATTTCTGGACTGA